From a single Sus scrofa isolate TJ Tabasco breed Duroc chromosome 13, Sscrofa11.1, whole genome shotgun sequence genomic region:
- the ARL14 gene encoding ADP-ribosylation factor-like protein 14: MQDLGRKHCLWPKEKVFKRKKKKKPKMGLLNSKNAKAKQARILLLGLDSAGKSTLLYKLKLAKDIETTPTIGFNVEMMELEKGLQLTVWDVGGQEKMRTVWSLYCENTDGLVYVVDSSDTQRLEDSRREFEHILKNEHIKNVPVILLANKQDVPGAMNAEEITRMFKVKKLCSDRNWYVQPCCAVTGDGLMEGFRKLTGFVKSHMKSRGDTLAFFKQN; this comes from the coding sequence ATGCAAGACCTGGGGAGGAAACATTGTCTCTGGCCAAAAGAAAaggtctttaaaagaaaaaaaaaaaaaaagcctaaaatggGTCTGTTAAATTCTAAAAATGCCAAAGCCAAGCAAGCCAGAATTCTTCTTCTGGGACTTGACTCTGCTGGGAAATCAACTCTCCTTTACAAATTAAAGCTTGCTAAGGATATTGAGACTACCCCAACAATAGGTTTCAATGTGGAGATGATGGAGTTGGAAAAGGGTCTTCAACTCACAGTCTGGGATGTTGGAGGACAGGAAAAAATGAGAACCGTATGGAGTCTCTACTGTGAGAACACTGATGGGCTGGTGTATGTTGTGGACAGTTCAGATACACAGCGACTGGAAGACTCCAGGAGAGAGTTTGAGCACATTTTGAAGAATGAGCACATTAAAAATGTGCCTGTTATCCTGTTAGCCAACAAACAAGATGTGCCTGGAGCAATGAATGCAGAGGAAATCACCAGAATGTTTAAAGTGAAGAAACTCTGCAGTGACCGGAACTGGTACGTGCAGCCCTGCTGTGCCGTCACTGGGGATGGATTGATGGAGGGGTTCCGGAAGTTAACTGGGTTTGTGAAAAGCCACATGAAGTCAAGAGGAGACACTTTAGCATTCTTTAAGCAGAACTGA